The nucleotide sequence CTGCAGAATTTGGTCTATGTCGATATCTCCCATGGTACTACTGTTTTGAAGCCAGTTGATTTATCAGCAAGTTTTATTCTGTTGAAAGTACAGTCCTTACGCATGCCAGCCGGATCCGGCAGTCTTTTAGGAGTCTGTCTCCCCGATGTCTTCCAACCATAGTTCCGGCCGTTTCTCAATGAAGTCTTTCATAAGCTGTTTGCACGCAGCATCGTCCAGTACGGAAAGGTCGACTCCCCGTTCTTGCAAGAGTGATTCCTCTCCCATGAAACTGGCATTCTCCCCGATGACGACCCGCGGGATTTTGTAGAGCAGAATGGCCCCCGAGCACATGGCACAAGGGGAGAGAGTCGTATAAAGCGTCGCCCTTTGGTAGTCCTTCGCGCTGATCCGGCCAGCCTGTTCCAGTGCGTGCATTTCCGCATGCAGGACCGCGCTACCTTTTTGTATGCGCTGGTTATGACCCCGTCCGACGACTTTGCCGTCGATGACTAGTACCGAGCCGATGGGGATGCCACCTTCGGACAAGCCGGCTTGAGCTTCTTCAAGTGCGAGTTGCATGTACTCGGAATCGTTCATGGTCATCGTAGGCGGGGGTTGAATTGCGTTAAAAGGATAAGTTTCATTTGAGCTTTGCCGATTGACAGATTCTGGCACAATCGGCGGCATAGGAACGCGTGCCTGCCATCAAACACCTCGCTTTACCATTTGTTCTCATCCTCGGCATTGTGCTTGGTTGGGTCTTGGGGACACAGAGCCGTGATAAAGCCATGTCTGTGCCAGAAAGCCCGGTCGGCGTCAGTTTGAATGGCACCGGCCGGACTGACGGTCCAGCTTCGGACGGCCAAGTACCGGATGAAACTTCGGAAATTGGTGGCATTTTGGGGCTCGCAGGAACAGATCCGGGCCGTTTGACAATCGAGCAGAAGCTCGAGCGTATCGACATGTTGAAGCGCTCGCCGTCCCTGTCCAGCACTATTGCCATGCTGGACGTGGTCGCATCGATGTCAGAGTCGGAGGTCCACAAAGCTTTGCAGGACATGGGCGAGCGGGGCATGGGGAGCCTGCAGGACTATATGTTTCCCTATCATTTGTTTACTGCTTGGGTGGAAATGAATCCGAAGGCCGCCTATGCCTATTACGAAAACGAGGCGAGTCCGTCACAGAAACAGATGTATGCGACTTCCTTGTTTTCGGCTTGGGCGGTGACCGACCTGGATGCCGCAATGACTGCGGCCGAAGGCATTCAAAATGAACAGCAACAGGCGATGGCCATTTCTGCTGTTGCGATGTCACTTGCCGGGCGCGATCCGAACGCGGCCTTCGAACTCCTCCAAGGACGCGAGAACATTAAACCTTGGAACTACACGACCGTCTTCATGCTATGGGCGGCCCAGGATCTGGATGCAGCCATCGCAAGGTTCCAAAGCCTGCCACTTGGAGACATCCGCCGGGATGCACTTGCCGGCGTGATGAACGGATTGGCTCATTCAAACGTCGAGCGGGCAGCTCAGATGGCAATGAGTTTCGAGGCAGGGGAGGAGCGGGACAATGCGCTTAGTTTGGTCATTAACCGCTGGTTCAACTACGATTTTGAGGGTGCGGTGCAGTTTATAAACGGCTTGGAAGAAGGAGCCGATAAGAATAAAATCCTCAGTAGTGCGGTCTGGGCGATGTCCCGGCAGGACCCCGAACAGGCATTGGAATTTGTCCAGGCGAATATGAGCGGGCGCGCCCGGGACGATGCAATCACTACCGTTTTCCGTCAGATGGCAAATGACGCTCCGGCACGAGCGGCCGAACTTGTCTCGGAACTGCCCTATGGTCGGGTCTATTCGCAATCAGTTCAGAATATTGCCCAGCAATGGTCGGGGCGTGACCCGGTCGCGGCGATCGAATGGGTGAATACGCTTCCGGCGGGGGAAGAACAGGAACGCGCACTTCGTACATCACTCAGGAATTTTGCCATGTATCAACCGGCGGAGGCCAAGGTCTACCTATTAAATATGCCAGAGGGGAAAGATCGAAACACTTTGACGTCCGCGATCGGAGGGAAATTATCCGAGGCCGATCCGGAGGCAGCAGCGGTCTGGGCGCAGTCGCTGACGGATGCGGAACTCTCCGGCACTGCGATGAACAGTGTGATCAAGACCTGGGCTTTCCGCGATCCGGCGGCGCTTCTCGGTTTCCTGGAGGCGAACGGCACAGAAGCACAAATTTCGGAGAATGCATCCAGCATCGCGGAAGCATGGGCACGGAAGGACTTGAAATCTGCTGCGGAATGGGCACTCACGCTCGATGCGGAATCACGCAGAGATGCGGTTGCCCAGGTTGCGAAAGAATGGCTTGAGCATAACACGGAAGAAGCTTCGGTCTGGATCTCCGAGCTTGATGTCGGTCCGGCCAAGGACCAAGCTATTCGTGGGCTGGTAAACAAGGTTTACCGCTCGGATGCTTCGGCGGCGTTTGCCTGGGCTGTCACAATTGACAATCAACAGCAACGCGAACGCAGTACCCGTCAAACCATCAGCGAACTCAAGCGGAATGGGCGCGAAGAGGAGGCCATCAAGCTGATACGGCGGAGTGACTTGGCCGATGCGGAGAAAGAAAAACTATTGGAATACCTGGATTGATTCTTGGTGGGGCAAGATCCGGGATATGAGATACGGGAGCACATGTGGTACTCAGGTTGATTCGCCCTGCGCTTGAGCCGAAGCGGGATGTGAATGCGATGTGAAGCCGCATCCCATCTCACTGCGAACGGACCGTGCGGAAAAAGCCCGACTTCAAGCCGGGGGCAGGGACGGTCTCGGTGTAGGCCGGAACCCCATCGAGGATCACCCCTGTGTTCATTTGGTCGAGTCTTTCTCCGCTTTGAATCGTGTACTCGACCCAAGGGTTGGCAAACCAGGTCTGTCGTAGTTCCCCGTCGCTGTTAATAGACCAGGAGATGATCTCGATGGGGGCCGCTTCATCCATCAATGCCTGGGATGCGGC is from Coraliomargarita parva and encodes:
- a CDS encoding nucleoside deaminase, with product MNDSEYMQLALEEAQAGLSEGGIPIGSVLVIDGKVVGRGHNQRIQKGSAVLHAEMHALEQAGRISAKDYQRATLYTTLSPCAMCSGAILLYKIPRVVIGENASFMGEESLLQERGVDLSVLDDAACKQLMKDFIEKRPELWLEDIGETDS